One window of Thermacetogenium phaeum DSM 12270 genomic DNA carries:
- a CDS encoding copper amine oxidase N-terminal domain-containing protein encodes MSLTHKSRVKRRHVVLLVAILMLFICALPASAGDGNTAVFTVGKNTYVLNGNTVVMDAAPYIKDGRTFLPLRFAAKAVGTADENIIYDPALKTVTIIKGDRVVQLTVGNKALLLNGTVVMMDVAPEVVNGRIMLPISWLAQALSVSIEWDPVSRTVTVKDVNETDVNETNGAYKSIVKEYRWRDKQGNEWTWQIHIPEDMYMYYRSQLRIHERILKEYLERLNELKYQLEELKRYMDFWYQQCRILPGDSYYQAWRKYQTYMNAYYEAQRKLLQIQSEYVKLQQLFQRAEYRQMLDGYVPYVTEEKNYELVRDSRSNC; translated from the coding sequence ATGAGCCTAACACACAAAAGTAGAGTAAAAAGAAGACACGTCGTTTTGCTTGTTGCAATACTAATGCTTTTTATTTGTGCCTTGCCCGCTTCGGCCGGTGATGGAAATACTGCGGTTTTTACAGTTGGCAAAAATACGTATGTTTTGAACGGCAATACCGTTGTAATGGATGCAGCGCCATACATTAAGGATGGTAGAACCTTCTTGCCGTTGCGGTTTGCGGCAAAAGCGGTAGGAACAGCTGATGAGAACATTATTTATGACCCCGCCTTAAAAACAGTAACAATTATTAAGGGCGACCGTGTCGTTCAGCTCACCGTTGGCAATAAAGCGCTTTTATTAAATGGAACAGTTGTGATGATGGATGTTGCTCCGGAAGTAGTCAATGGCCGCATCATGCTGCCGATAAGTTGGCTGGCGCAGGCTCTAAGCGTGAGCATAGAATGGGACCCGGTATCACGAACTGTTACGGTTAAAGATGTTAATGAAACAGATGTTAATGAAACAAATGGAGCATACAAGTCAATTGTAAAAGAGTACAGATGGCGCGATAAACAGGGTAATGAGTGGACGTGGCAAATACACATTCCGGAAGATATGTACATGTATTATAGAAGCCAACTCAGAATCCATGAACGCATCTTAAAAGAATACCTGGAGCGGCTCAATGAACTAAAATACCAACTGGAAGAGCTCAAGCGATACATGGATTTCTGGTATCAACAGTGCAGGATCTTGCCGGGTGATTCTTATTACCAAGCCTGGCGGAAATACCAGACTTATATGAATGCGTACTATGAAGCTCAGCGCAAGCTACTCCAGATTCAGTCGGAATACGTAAAGTTGCAGCAGCTATTTCAAAGAGCGGAGTACCGGCAGATGCTTGACGGGTATGTACCTTACGTGACGGAAGAGAAAAATTACGAGCTGGTGAGAGATAGCCGAAGCAATTGCTGA
- a CDS encoding recombinase family protein, which produces MRAAIYARVSTEEQAVHGFSLAEQVSACKKKAVELGAEEILEFADEGISGATLNRPGLEALREAVREGKIDCLILRDPDRLSRRLAHQLLLTEEFEKAGVKLEFLDFEWKDTPEGRLFYSIKGAIAEYEREKIRERMTRGKLQKARQGGIPVNFDVYGYHYDPATGRVSINEEEAATVSCIFNWFTTEDIGIAGVANRLNEMGIPTKRGAGCWHRQVVKQILVNPVYKGEWKYGKVDWHTRTPRPAEEVITIPVPAIVDYRTWSGAQEKLQRIRRLWSKKGRHQYLLSGLLVCADCSNTMGGSFIKWWGTGRRRYTCRRAGCVSRSFGCRPLKAIPADVLENAVWEQIKGFLCDAGAIAREAAACMSKKSTTEREYENIKGRLKAIEKGKEKIVDALASGLLELDERTKNKLADLKSRWERLENRKKELERHLLAAGDGAAALEELQRLALRLLERIDDLSFEEKRALIRAVVSQIIVAGRPQPGKAEQSMGGVIVTVMLKTGEMPRQVSGYYRPFS; this is translated from the coding sequence ATGCGTGCGGCAATCTATGCCAGAGTGAGCACCGAAGAGCAGGCAGTGCACGGTTTCAGCCTGGCGGAACAGGTGTCTGCCTGCAAAAAAAAGGCTGTGGAGTTAGGAGCAGAGGAGATACTGGAATTTGCCGATGAAGGAATTTCGGGAGCCACCCTCAACAGGCCCGGCCTGGAAGCCCTCCGGGAGGCAGTTCGTGAGGGCAAAATAGATTGTCTGATACTGCGGGACCCGGACCGCCTTTCACGAAGATTGGCTCATCAACTATTGCTTACCGAAGAATTTGAAAAAGCGGGTGTTAAACTGGAGTTTCTCGACTTTGAGTGGAAAGATACCCCTGAGGGTCGGTTGTTTTATTCGATTAAGGGAGCCATTGCGGAATATGAGCGGGAGAAGATCCGGGAGCGGATGACCAGGGGGAAGCTCCAGAAGGCGAGGCAGGGGGGGATACCGGTAAATTTTGACGTCTACGGCTACCACTATGACCCTGCTACCGGGAGAGTTTCCATAAATGAAGAAGAGGCGGCAACCGTTTCCTGCATTTTTAACTGGTTCACTACAGAGGATATCGGGATTGCCGGCGTGGCGAACCGCCTCAACGAAATGGGGATCCCTACCAAGAGGGGTGCCGGATGCTGGCACCGGCAGGTGGTGAAGCAAATCCTGGTTAATCCCGTTTACAAAGGGGAGTGGAAGTACGGGAAAGTGGACTGGCATACCCGTACTCCACGACCGGCTGAAGAAGTGATCACCATCCCCGTCCCGGCCATTGTTGACTACCGGACGTGGAGCGGGGCACAGGAGAAACTTCAGAGGATCCGGCGGCTCTGGTCAAAAAAAGGCAGGCATCAATATCTCCTTTCGGGACTGCTTGTCTGTGCCGACTGCAGCAACACGATGGGGGGCTCCTTCATTAAGTGGTGGGGGACGGGCAGGCGCAGATACACCTGCCGCCGGGCGGGATGCGTCTCCCGGAGTTTTGGCTGCCGCCCTCTCAAAGCAATACCGGCCGACGTTTTGGAGAATGCAGTTTGGGAGCAGATAAAAGGATTTCTCTGCGATGCGGGTGCAATAGCCCGGGAAGCAGCAGCGTGTATGTCGAAGAAAAGCACAACCGAGCGGGAGTATGAAAACATCAAGGGGCGCTTGAAAGCAATTGAAAAGGGAAAGGAAAAAATAGTGGACGCTTTGGCGTCCGGTCTGTTGGAGCTGGACGAAAGAACTAAAAACAAACTGGCCGATCTCAAAAGCCGCTGGGAGAGGCTGGAAAACAGAAAAAAGGAGCTGGAGCGTCATTTGCTGGCAGCCGGAGATGGCGCTGCGGCGCTTGAAGAGCTGCAGCGCCTGGCGCTTCGATTGCTCGAAAGAATCGATGATCTAAGTTTTGAGGAGAAAAGAGCGCTGATCAGGGCAGTGGTTTCTCAGATTATCGTTGCCGGAAGGCCGCAACCCGGTAAGGCAGAGCAGAGCATGGGTGGGGTGATCGTTACGGTTATGCTGAAAACCGGGGAAATGCCAAGGCAAGTTTCCGGTTATTACCGCCCGTTCTCGTAA
- a CDS encoding DUF2225 domain-containing protein: MLVEEARVIAVPPNTLITVAENKYCVVLKGTVKVRTPHSLREMGARSIFKAEGIICSGEKGCEFIIFDPGKHQLPDNIIRKIRQLAAEEEATDEKNGQAGTGAHQLLYDKHFRCPVCATEFTAQKVRTTKLKSKNLDTDLRMHYEGINPLLYNVILCPGCFYANFSEDFEDLSAIEKTKLSSERRTFRQDNSSELETAIEKYKLALKCIQTVNGTPEKLAKAYLHLAWLYEDTGENNLAVEMRQNALTCYKQAFSSSSHLQKPQLEQITYLIGELSLQLGHLKEAYDYFQQLIQDKDTAPWLKKQTRQRILDLRARMAEESPG; this comes from the coding sequence GTGCTTGTCGAAGAAGCCCGGGTTATTGCCGTTCCACCGAACACTTTGATAACCGTTGCGGAAAATAAATACTGTGTCGTTTTAAAGGGAACCGTTAAAGTAAGAACACCCCATTCCTTACGGGAAATGGGGGCAAGGAGCATATTTAAAGCAGAAGGAATCATCTGCTCCGGGGAGAAGGGTTGCGAATTCATTATTTTCGACCCCGGGAAACATCAGCTCCCGGACAATATCATAAGAAAGATACGGCAACTTGCCGCAGAGGAAGAGGCCACTGATGAAAAAAATGGGCAGGCAGGCACCGGCGCCCATCAGCTGTTGTACGATAAACACTTTCGCTGCCCTGTGTGCGCAACGGAATTTACGGCTCAGAAGGTCAGAACCACCAAACTCAAGTCGAAGAATCTCGATACGGATTTAAGAATGCATTATGAAGGGATCAACCCCCTTCTTTACAACGTTATTCTTTGTCCCGGGTGTTTCTATGCAAACTTCAGCGAGGATTTTGAAGACCTTTCTGCGATCGAGAAAACAAAACTCTCCTCTGAAAGGAGAACGTTTCGCCAGGACAACTCGTCGGAATTAGAGACGGCGATCGAAAAATATAAGCTCGCTCTGAAGTGCATTCAAACTGTTAACGGAACACCGGAAAAGCTGGCTAAAGCCTATTTACACCTGGCCTGGCTTTATGAAGACACCGGGGAAAATAACCTCGCCGTTGAAATGCGGCAAAATGCTCTCACCTGTTACAAACAAGCATTCAGCTCTTCATCTCATTTACAGAAGCCCCAACTGGAGCAGATCACCTACCTGATCGGTGAACTGTCCTTACAACTGGGGCACCTCAAGGAAGCCTATGATTATTTCCAGCAGCTGATTCAGGATAAAGACACAGCACCCTGGTTGAAGAAACAGACTCGCCAGCGCATCTTAGATCTAAGGGCCAGGATGGCCGAGGAATCGCCTGGTTAA
- a CDS encoding DUF1540 domain-containing protein yields MEQKQHIHCLVDTCHYWGEGNRCQAREIMVTSDSFGASQPDEVDARQAKTLDPTPADSCMETCCKTFVSKKGYTKVDGVRRMS; encoded by the coding sequence ATGGAGCAGAAGCAGCACATCCACTGCCTCGTCGATACCTGCCACTATTGGGGTGAGGGAAACAGGTGTCAGGCCAGGGAGATTATGGTAACTTCAGACTCCTTTGGCGCCAGCCAGCCCGATGAAGTGGATGCCAGGCAGGCCAAAACACTCGACCCTACACCGGCAGACAGCTGTATGGAAACCTGCTGCAAGACCTTCGTTTCGAAAAAGGGGTACACCAAGGTTGACGGGGTCCGCAGAATGTCTTAA
- a CDS encoding peptidoglycan D,D-transpeptidase FtsI family protein, producing MPSWCGESAAWPVSSFVLAAFLFLMGKIAYLQLYKGRELAAAAVQERTIRLPVGNFLRGAVLDRMGRTLLDSRICYGVAVFPALLTPSGHSEPALAGDRSGAAAVVCGELFSILPPKYRTPEMVNIFQRALQQGAPFFLPGTVEQEEAAPISRSNIPGVYAVPLVQRYGPNSLARHLVGTVGGSVLSGEVEHGLSGIEAAYDEELAPPETVLNLVALVDGKLKPIPGRDLCISGERGSAVKGKDVVLTLDRRVQEVVERVMDERVVKGAVAVVDVRSGEILAAASRPGYDQKTLVGDQFDRCFSLQHPGSVFKIVVAAAALAEGVVRPEELFHCKGEYSFEQGGGISCWKQDGHGNLSFREAFACSCNPVFVEVALRLGRQKLEYYSRLLGLEERIAGYPPGDWRGGEVRIGSFPGDLGNAALGQDGVRIAPVNLAALAATVARGGVYIRPSLVKGIGDSKGGEFQAIEGPPARRVLPQAVAGELQRMMELAVNSGTGSEASLPGIGCAGKTGSAETGKVDRQGRPIVDAWFVGYAPVDVPQVAVAVFVEGGGSGGNCAARIFREIIDALHRV from the coding sequence GTGCCTTCATGGTGCGGCGAGAGCGCCGCCTGGCCTGTTTCTTCTTTTGTCCTGGCGGCCTTTCTCTTTTTAATGGGGAAGATCGCCTACTTGCAGTTGTACAAAGGCAGAGAACTGGCAGCCGCAGCGGTTCAGGAACGGACGATCAGGCTGCCTGTAGGTAATTTTTTGCGGGGAGCGGTTCTCGACCGGATGGGCAGGACACTGCTGGATAGCCGTATCTGCTATGGTGTGGCCGTCTTCCCCGCCCTTCTTACCCCTTCCGGACATTCAGAACCTGCCTTGGCCGGCGACCGGTCGGGCGCTGCAGCTGTGGTCTGCGGAGAACTTTTTTCAATATTGCCTCCAAAATACAGAACACCGGAGATGGTTAACATTTTTCAACGGGCATTGCAGCAAGGTGCGCCATTTTTTCTTCCGGGTACCGTCGAGCAGGAGGAGGCTGCTCCGATTTCCCGCAGTAATATTCCGGGGGTTTATGCCGTGCCTTTGGTTCAGCGCTACGGGCCTAATTCCCTGGCGCGGCATCTGGTCGGGACTGTAGGCGGTTCCGTTCTCAGTGGTGAGGTAGAGCACGGCCTTTCCGGTATTGAAGCGGCCTATGATGAGGAGCTGGCTCCTCCTGAGACGGTATTGAATCTGGTTGCCCTCGTCGATGGGAAGCTGAAGCCGATTCCGGGAAGAGATCTGTGCATAAGCGGAGAGAGAGGGTCTGCCGTCAAGGGAAAAGACGTTGTCCTGACCCTGGACCGCCGCGTCCAGGAGGTAGTAGAAAGGGTCATGGATGAAAGGGTTGTGAAGGGGGCGGTAGCAGTGGTTGACGTCCGGTCCGGTGAGATTCTGGCGGCGGCCAGCCGACCCGGCTACGACCAGAAAACACTGGTAGGAGACCAGTTTGACCGCTGCTTTTCCCTTCAACACCCCGGATCGGTCTTCAAGATAGTGGTCGCCGCTGCGGCGCTGGCAGAGGGGGTTGTGCGGCCTGAAGAGCTTTTTCATTGCAAGGGGGAATATTCCTTTGAACAAGGGGGAGGGATTTCCTGCTGGAAACAAGATGGCCACGGCAACCTCTCTTTTAGGGAGGCCTTTGCCTGTTCGTGCAATCCGGTTTTTGTCGAGGTGGCTCTGCGCCTGGGGCGCCAGAAGCTGGAATACTACTCCCGCCTCCTCGGCCTGGAGGAAAGAATAGCCGGCTATCCTCCCGGTGATTGGCGGGGAGGAGAGGTGCGGATCGGATCTTTCCCCGGTGATCTGGGTAATGCCGCCCTCGGGCAGGATGGAGTCAGAATAGCTCCGGTGAATCTGGCTGCGCTTGCCGCTACTGTGGCGCGGGGCGGGGTTTACATCCGCCCTTCCCTGGTTAAAGGGATTGGCGATTCTAAAGGCGGAGAATTCCAGGCCATCGAGGGACCACCTGCCCGTAGAGTGCTTCCACAAGCCGTAGCCGGGGAACTGCAAAGGATGATGGAGCTGGCCGTGAACTCCGGCACGGGTAGTGAAGCCAGTCTCCCGGGAATAGGATGTGCAGGAAAAACCGGTTCAGCAGAGACGGGCAAAGTGGATCGGCAGGGACGGCCCATCGTTGATGCCTGGTTTGTCGGTTATGCACCTGTGGATGTTCCCCAGGTGGCGGTGGCAGTCTTTGTTGAAGGAGGAGGTTCCGGCGGCAACTGTGCCGCCCGGATATTCAGGGAGATTATAGATGCCCTGCACAGGGTTTGA
- the mltG gene encoding endolytic transglycosylase MltG, which yields MEKIREKWSAVINPLLHPVRFGAVILIIGTICIALQVAAAYLMSPVCVSPSQQLLKTVTIRNGATLKEIGDTLSEKGLIKSSAFFVYYVRMTGKEKSLQAGVYRISNAWSVREIVDCLSRGKVVSYRITIPEGYTVAQIGDLLEREGIVERALFEEAAARGDFSFPFLDKSAQGARRVEGYLFPDTYEVRPGMRAEEIIGMMLERFSSVFTPELQERARALGLSPRDVVTLASIVEREAKLDEERPLIAAVFLNRLRQGMRLESCATVQYVLNKQKETLTYEDLRTPSPYNTYLHEGLPPGPIANPGLTSLKAVLYPAEVDYLYFVARGDGSHHFSTTYGEHQMAARRYQGN from the coding sequence ATGGAGAAGATTAGGGAGAAATGGAGTGCCGTTATTAATCCGCTTCTTCATCCTGTGCGGTTTGGTGCCGTCATCTTGATAATCGGGACTATCTGCATTGCGCTGCAGGTTGCCGCGGCTTATCTGATGTCTCCGGTCTGTGTATCCCCATCTCAGCAGCTGCTGAAGACAGTTACTATCAGGAACGGGGCTACGCTCAAAGAGATCGGGGATACTCTTTCTGAAAAAGGGCTGATAAAAAGCAGCGCCTTTTTTGTTTACTACGTTCGTATGACGGGAAAGGAAAAAAGCCTGCAGGCGGGGGTCTACAGAATCAGCAATGCCTGGTCGGTGCGGGAGATTGTTGATTGCCTCAGCAGAGGAAAGGTTGTCAGTTATCGCATAACAATTCCCGAGGGTTATACTGTGGCTCAGATAGGGGATTTGCTTGAAAGGGAAGGAATTGTCGAGCGGGCTCTCTTTGAGGAGGCTGCGGCTCGCGGTGATTTTTCTTTTCCCTTTTTGGACAAGTCCGCTCAAGGCGCCCGCCGCGTGGAAGGATACCTTTTTCCGGACACTTATGAAGTGAGGCCGGGGATGAGGGCGGAAGAAATCATCGGGATGATGCTGGAAAGATTCTCTTCTGTGTTCACCCCTGAGTTGCAGGAACGGGCGCGAGCGCTGGGACTCTCGCCTAGGGATGTGGTAACGCTGGCGTCGATTGTGGAGCGGGAGGCTAAACTGGATGAGGAGCGCCCCCTGATCGCCGCCGTTTTTTTGAACCGCCTGCGGCAGGGGATGCGGCTGGAGTCCTGCGCCACCGTTCAATACGTACTGAATAAACAGAAGGAAACCCTGACTTATGAAGACCTCCGCACACCCTCCCCCTACAACACCTATCTGCATGAAGGGCTGCCGCCGGGGCCGATTGCCAACCCTGGGCTGACTTCTTTGAAGGCGGTCTTGTACCCTGCCGAGGTTGATTATTTATATTTCGTCGCGCGCGGTGACGGCTCGCATCATTTCAGCACCACATACGGGGAGCACCAGATGGCGGCGAGGCGTTACCAGGGGAATTGA
- a CDS encoding VanW family protein, protein MPRRINSGVIWGSVLILFLVLLGGVLFIFFTWQGKILPSVRIEWVKVGGLTEKEAERQISRLGREFLAAPVQLLVDSKKFEITRSHLGFTVDTAASVRRAYLLGRSGNVWERCSQLWKGFRTQVVIPLEIRVDRRRAEKELTALLGEMISSPEDARLVINDQDEVVVVPGKAGKVVDVEGTLDDLSLFKKPFTRELNVRLQEKQPRLRTADITAMGINGLLSSYSTYFDVKNTDRTYNIHVAADALNNTLIKPGEVFSFNEVVGPRSKEKGYREALVIVDDQYQPGLGGGVCQVSSTLYNTALLAGLEIVERSNHTLPVAYVPLGRDATVVYGGCDLKFRNNTTSYLCIRTSVQGGRLTVKIFGNKRDRKIVSLETVVDRVIEPQVIKKEDPDLYEGKSVVERSGVKGYEVRLYRTIKSSSGYERKLISRDLYRPVNEIVRVGTKPVSEVLPPPIEEEEQPPEQPRPEQPPPEPPQSEQPQPEPEASF, encoded by the coding sequence TTGCCGAGAAGAATAAATTCCGGGGTGATCTGGGGAAGTGTTCTGATCCTTTTTCTGGTTCTGCTGGGTGGGGTATTATTTATCTTTTTCACCTGGCAGGGCAAAATCTTGCCCAGCGTTCGGATTGAATGGGTCAAGGTGGGAGGTTTAACGGAGAAGGAGGCCGAACGGCAGATCTCCCGGCTCGGCCGGGAATTCCTGGCAGCTCCTGTTCAGCTGTTGGTCGATAGCAAAAAATTTGAGATAACCAGAAGCCACCTCGGTTTTACGGTGGACACCGCTGCCAGCGTTCGACGCGCCTACCTTCTGGGCAGATCTGGTAACGTATGGGAGCGCTGCAGCCAGCTCTGGAAGGGCTTTCGGACGCAGGTGGTCATACCTCTGGAGATTAGGGTGGACCGCCGTCGGGCTGAAAAAGAATTGACAGCTCTGTTAGGTGAGATGATTTCTTCCCCAGAGGACGCGCGCCTCGTCATTAACGATCAGGATGAAGTAGTTGTTGTTCCCGGGAAGGCGGGGAAGGTCGTGGATGTCGAGGGCACCTTGGACGACCTCAGTCTTTTTAAGAAGCCTTTTACCCGTGAGCTGAACGTAAGACTTCAGGAAAAGCAGCCACGCCTCCGTACCGCCGATATTACGGCGATGGGGATTAACGGGCTGCTTTCATCTTATAGCACTTATTTTGACGTCAAGAATACCGACAGAACCTACAACATCCATGTGGCAGCCGATGCCTTAAATAACACCTTGATCAAACCCGGAGAGGTCTTTTCTTTTAATGAGGTTGTGGGGCCGCGCAGCAAGGAGAAGGGTTACAGGGAAGCGCTGGTTATCGTTGATGACCAGTATCAGCCCGGCCTCGGAGGAGGGGTCTGTCAGGTATCTTCGACGCTCTACAATACAGCCTTGCTGGCCGGTCTGGAGATAGTAGAGAGGAGCAACCATACCCTGCCGGTCGCCTACGTCCCTTTGGGGCGGGATGCAACCGTCGTTTACGGCGGCTGCGATCTCAAGTTCCGCAACAACACCACCAGTTATCTCTGCATTCGCACGTCTGTTCAGGGCGGCAGGTTGACTGTGAAAATATTCGGCAATAAGCGGGACCGGAAGATTGTCTCCCTGGAGACCGTCGTAGACAGGGTTATTGAACCACAGGTGATTAAGAAGGAGGACCCCGACCTTTACGAGGGTAAAAGCGTCGTTGAGAGGTCCGGCGTTAAAGGCTACGAGGTACGGCTTTACCGTACCATTAAAAGCTCCTCAGGCTACGAAAGAAAGCTGATCTCACGGGACCTGTACAGGCCGGTAAATGAAATAGTGAGAGTCGGCACAAAGCCCGTCTCAGAAGTCTTGCCTCCGCCTATCGAAGAAGAGGAGCAGCCGCCTGAACAACCGCGGCCAGAACAGCCGCCGCCCGAACCACCGCAGTCCGAGCAGCCCCAGCCTGAACCGGAGGCCTCTTTTTAA
- a CDS encoding DUF1292 domain-containing protein: protein MDFDEREFGEEDIFVLTDDDGQEHEFIFLEKITLDGGEYAVLQPVGEDEAIILKYDRDENGEEILCDIEDDEEWERVADAYEEMIGKDA from the coding sequence GTGGATTTTGATGAGAGGGAATTCGGCGAAGAGGATATCTTTGTGCTTACAGATGATGACGGACAGGAGCACGAATTCATCTTCCTGGAAAAGATAACCCTTGACGGTGGAGAGTATGCCGTTCTTCAGCCTGTGGGTGAGGATGAAGCCATCATCCTCAAGTACGATCGGGACGAAAATGGGGAGGAGATCCTCTGCGACATCGAGGATGATGAGGAGTGGGAGCGGGTCGCCGATGCCTATGAAGAGATGATTGGTAAGGACGCCTAA
- the ruvX gene encoding Holliday junction resolvase RuvX, translating to MRVLGIDMGQKRIGIAISDEMGITAQALKTLERIGAEADLEAICSLVREYGVTEIVIGYPRNLNGTPGRHAEEYAAFGRELQKKSGVPVCFWDERLTTVAAEKALLEGNMERRRRRRVIDRVAACLLLESYLNWRRIEGVEG from the coding sequence ATGAGAGTCTTAGGGATTGATATGGGGCAAAAAAGAATCGGTATCGCCATCAGCGACGAAATGGGGATAACGGCGCAGGCTCTGAAGACCCTCGAACGGATCGGGGCTGAGGCCGATCTGGAGGCGATCTGCAGCCTGGTGCGGGAGTATGGGGTGACGGAGATAGTCATCGGTTACCCGCGCAATCTCAACGGCACTCCGGGACGGCACGCGGAGGAATACGCCGCTTTTGGCAGGGAGCTGCAGAAGAAAAGCGGGGTTCCGGTGTGCTTCTGGGATGAACGGCTAACCACCGTGGCGGCAGAAAAAGCTTTGCTGGAGGGGAATATGGAGCGGCGCCGCAGGCGCCGGGTGATCGATCGGGTTGCGGCCTGCCTGCTCCTTGAATCCTACTTAAACTGGAGGAGAATTGAGGGGGTGGAAGGTTAG
- a CDS encoding aldo/keto reductase has protein sequence MLYCTLGSTGLKVSRLCFGLLTLGPLQANLPLAEGVSLLEYAVEQGVNFFDTAEIYETYPYLRRLLRSAGGKELIIATKSYAVTAEEMAASLEKARKEIDRDYIDVFLLHEQESALTIRGHRGALDYLLEAKEKGLVRAVGISTHRVAAVRAALEFPEIEVIHPLFNIRGLGLQDGTLRDMEEALIKAAAAGKGIYLMKALGGGHLLSQAEEALRFAFGRTFAASVAIGMRTLREIDVNVRLASGLPVPDDLKNAGTTERRLHIDPWCEGCGKCASCCPQGALFLGPDGKMHVHDDECLLCGYCAAACPFFYIKVY, from the coding sequence ATGCTGTACTGCACACTTGGGAGCACAGGCCTTAAGGTATCGCGGCTTTGCTTTGGCCTTCTCACACTTGGGCCGCTGCAGGCGAACTTACCTCTTGCTGAAGGCGTATCGCTCCTTGAATATGCCGTTGAGCAGGGGGTTAATTTTTTTGATACCGCCGAGATCTACGAAACCTATCCTTACTTGAGACGGCTCCTGCGCAGCGCCGGCGGTAAAGAGCTGATTATTGCCACTAAGTCCTATGCGGTGACTGCAGAGGAGATGGCGGCCAGCCTGGAAAAAGCCCGCAAGGAGATCGACCGGGACTATATCGACGTTTTCCTCCTTCACGAGCAGGAATCGGCTCTTACTATCAGGGGGCACAGAGGGGCCCTGGATTATCTCTTGGAAGCGAAAGAGAAGGGGCTGGTGAGAGCCGTAGGCATCTCCACTCACAGGGTAGCTGCTGTCAGGGCGGCCCTTGAATTTCCGGAAATAGAGGTCATCCATCCCCTCTTCAATATCCGTGGTTTGGGGTTGCAGGATGGAACCCTGCGGGATATGGAGGAAGCCCTGATCAAAGCTGCGGCCGCCGGGAAAGGCATTTACTTGATGAAGGCCCTGGGGGGAGGCCACCTTTTGTCTCAAGCGGAGGAGGCCCTGAGGTTTGCTTTTGGCCGAACCTTTGCGGCATCTGTGGCCATCGGCATGAGAACCCTCCGGGAGATCGACGTCAACGTCCGGCTTGCCTCTGGCCTTCCCGTTCCGGATGACTTGAAGAATGCCGGCACGACCGAACGCCGGCTGCATATCGATCCCTGGTGTGAAGGGTGTGGAAAATGTGCTTCCTGCTGCCCGCAGGGAGCGTTGTTCTTGGGACCCGACGGAAAGATGCACGTTCATGATGATGAATGCCTTCTCTGCGGTTACTGCGCTGCTGCCTGCCCTTTTTTTTACATTAAAGTTTACTGA
- a CDS encoding IreB family regulatory phosphoprotein has translation MAFKVREEGSGSAREALKVVYSALKEKGYNPIDQLVGYLLSGDPAYITSHCNARNIIRKFERDELLEELVKSYLEKGD, from the coding sequence ATGGCCTTTAAAGTCCGCGAAGAGGGGAGCGGTTCGGCGCGGGAAGCCTTGAAGGTAGTGTATTCCGCCTTAAAGGAAAAAGGCTACAATCCCATCGACCAGCTGGTCGGTTATCTTTTGTCAGGCGATCCGGCTTACATCACCAGCCACTGCAATGCCAGGAACATCATCCGAAAATTCGAGAGGGACGAACTCCTAGAGGAGCTCGTTAAGAGCTACCTTGAGAAAGGCGATTAA